Within Deltaproteobacteria bacterium, the genomic segment CTTTCCCGTCCTGCACTTCATTCTTTTTCCTCCAGTTCCTTCTTGACACGATGTACGGCCCGGAAGAGGTGGGCTTTCACCGTCCCCTCGGCACAGGTGAGGATCTCTGCGATCTCCCGGATCTTCAATCCCTGAAAATGGCGTAGAACAAAAACCTCCCGCTGTTTCGACGGAAGGCCTTCCAATACCGCCAGGGCCGCCCGTCCCGTTTCGACCGCAACAAGGCGACTTTCGGGGGTTACCTCCGTCCGGGGTTCGATCTCCTTCTCCTCATCTCCCCGGGAAAAGGAAAGAGCAGCCCGAAGCCGCTGCCTCCGGTCGTGGCGCCGGCAAAGGTTGAGAACGATCCGGTAGAGCCAGGTGGAAAACCGGCTCTCTCCCCGAAAGGTCGAGAGTTTCCGAAAGACCACGATGAAGGCCTCCTGAGAAAGATCCTCGGCGTCCTCTACGCTGCCTGTCATACGGTAGGCCAGAGCAAAAGCATCTTTAGCATGCCGCTCGACCAGAAGAGTAAAGGCGGACTCATCACCGGACCGGCACCGATCGAGAATTGTGACATCGGGAATTTTTTCCGCCTGCGCCATGCCCACGTCCATATATGAATTAGAGCCCCATCGCAGGAAAAGGTTTACAGGAAGGAGAAGAAAAAGCAACTTTTTTTTACCGTAAACCTTTTTGCTGCCGCAGGACTCTAACCTGTTAAAGAGCAACCATTCACAAGGAGGTCACCATGCAAAGAACGATCAAGCTCTCCATCAGCACATCCCTTGCAGCGCTTCTCATCACCGGGACCGCCTTTGCCGGAAGCATACACGATCCCGGCGTCAACAAACGGCAGCGGCGTCAGCAGCACCGGATCATGAGCGGCGCCAAAAGCGGCGCCCTGACACCACGGGAGACGATCAGCCTGGAGCGGCAGCAGGTCCGGATCCGGAAAGAAGAACATCGGATGAAGTCGGACGGTGTTCTGACAAAAAAGGAACGATGCAAACTCCATCACGACCTGAACCGTTCCAACCGGGGGATCTATCGGCAAAAACATGATCATCAGCACAGATAGAAAAGGATCGAAAACCGTCATTCCCGAAGAGGGGCCCTCCCTTTTCGGGAATGACACCCCCTCCGGCTTCACCACAAAACCACTCAAACAGGGCAATGTTCCAGTTACGATCCCTCATCGACAAGTTTGTTTGACTTTTTTCCCCTGACTTGTTAGTTTATATTTATAGTACCTTCCACGATTTATCATCCGACGCCAATGCCCGCTCTTGGAAAGTCCTTTTAGCGGCATTCGGATACAACCTTTTCTCCAGGGGAGAATGACCATGGAAAAACAGATCATCCTCAAGGCAAGTGACGCCCCGAAACAGTGGTACAACGTCATCCCCGATCTCCCGGGACCGCCGACACCCGTACTCCACCCGGCTACGCTGCAACCGGTCACTCCCGACGACCTAACGCCCCTGTTCCCGATGAGTCTTATCGGACAGGAGGTCAGCTCCGAACGCTGGATCGATATCCCCGAGGAAGTTCGGGAAATCTATACTCTCTGGCGGCCGTCACCCCTGGTTCGGGCCACCCGGCTGGAAAAGGTCCTCGATACCCCGGCTCATATCTACTTCAAGAACGAAAGTGTCTCCCCCGCCGGCAGTCACAAACCAAATACCGCCGTTCCCCAGGCCTACTACAACAAAATGGAGGGGACCAAACGGATCGTCACCGAAACGGGCGCCGGGCAATGGGGCTCAGCCCTCTCCATGGCCTGCAACTTCTTTAATGTCGAACTTCAGGTCTTTATGGTCAAGGTAAGTTACCAGCAGAAACCTTATCGCAGGTCGCTGATCCAAACCTGGGGCGCCAAGGTCTTTGCCAGTCCCTCGGACCAGACCAACTACGGCAGGCAGCTTCTTGAAAAGGACCCGGACAATCCGGGTTCTCTCGGTATCGCCATCAGCGAAGCCGTGGAGCGTGCCGCCACCGACCCCGAAGCCCATTATGCCTTGGGGAGTGTTCTGAATCACGTCTGCCTGCACCAGACCATCCTCGGCCTGGAGGCTAAAAAACAGATGGAAATCGCCGGAGAATATCCCGACGTGGTGATCGGCTGTGTGGGAGGAGGTTCCAATTTTGCGGGGATGTCTTTCCCCTTTGTCGCAGACAAAGCCGCAGGAAAGAAGGTCCGGCTCTTGGGCGCCGAACCATCAAGCTGCCCCACCCTTACCAAAGGTCCTTATACCTTCGATTACGGCGATACGGCCCGCATGGCACCGGTGGTGAAGATGCATACTCTGGGACACGATTTTGTTCCTCCGGGGATCCATGCAGGTGGCCTTCGCTATCACGGAGATTCGCCTCTCCTCTGCCAGCTCGTCGATGCCGGGGTTATCGAGGCCAAAGCCTATCCCCAGACGGCCTGCTTCGAGGCGGCGATCACTTTTGCCCGCTCCGAAGGGATCGTCCCGGCCCCCGAGACTTCCCACGCTATCCGGGCTGCCATGGATGAAGCCTTGGATGCAAAAAAGACGGGAGAGAAGAAGGTCATCCTCTTCAACTTTTCCGGTCACGGCCATTTCGACATGAGCGCCTATGACAACTACTTCTCCGGAAAGCTGGTCGACTTTGAATACCCGGAGGCAAAAATCAAGGCGGCCCTGGCCAACCTGCCAAAGGTGAACATGTAATCCGGGCACAAAAGTCTCTTCAAGATATTGATTGGGGAACCCATGAAAAAAAAGAGCAAAAAACTGATCCATGAGGATCTCGAACTTCTCCGAACCCCGGGCAGGAAGGAACGGCCCGACTTTACCGCCAAAGATCCCTGGCGGGCCCTCCGGATTCTGGGAGAAGTCGTGGAAGGGTTCGACTCTCTTCACGACATCCACGGTTCCGTCTCCTTTTTCGGTTCAGCGCGAACCCCGGAGAAAGACCCCTACTATCAGGCAGCTCGGGAGACAGCCCGGCTCATGGCGGAAAACGGATTTCCGATTATTACCGGGGGCGGTCCCGGAATCATGGAAGCGGCCAACCGGGGCGCCCAGGAAGGAAAAGGGGTTTCCGTGGGATGCAACATCCAGCTTCCCTTCGAGCAAACGGCGAACCCCTACCAGGATATTACTCTTGACTTCCGTTACTTCTTCGTCCGGAAGCTGATGTTCATCAAGTACTCCACCGCCTTTGTCATCTTTCCCGGCGGTTTTGGAACCCTGGATGAACTTTTCGAAGCCCTCACCCTCGTCCAGACCGACAAAATCGAGCAATTTCCCATCGTCCTCTACAACGATGACTACTGGGAGTCCATGATCCGGTTCTTTCACGACAAACTCCTGAAGGAAGAAAACATCTCCGGAAAGGATATGACTCTCATCAAGGTATGCAATTCCCCGCAGGAGATTGTGGATCACGTCGTCGAATATTGCATGAAAAACCATACCTCCAGCTGAAAAAGTCTTTTCCTCGATAGCAGTCTTTTGCCGTTTTGCCGCCTTTTCGGGTGGGATGAAACCTGTCTTATTTTTTCTTACAATATTTCCCTCCATTTGCCAAAAGAACAAGTTGCGTCTATACTGGTTTCGGACCAGGGAAGAGTCATCCATCCGATAATGTAAAAAAGTAAGGAGGAAATACCATGGAAGGAAGCGATTGCTGCGGATTGCAGTTAGGGCAGAACGTACCGGATTTTCAGATGGAGACCTTTGAACCGGGAAAACTCAGTTTCGGAACAACCTCATTAGACGCCCAGAAGAAGGCAGGAAAGTGGACGGTTCTCTTCTTTTACCCTGCTGATTTTACCTTCGTCTGAGCCACGGAGATGGCCGATCTGGCAGATCGGCACGAGCAGTTTCAGGAAGCAGGCACCGAGCTGATCACCGTCAGTACCGATACTCAGTTCGTTCACCTCGCCTGGCAGCGGGATGAAAAACTCCTGGAAAAAGCAAAATTCACCATGGCGGCCGACCCTACGGGAACCGTTTCCCGGCTGTTCGGCGTCTATGATGCATCAAAGGGGCTCGCTCTGCGAGGCACCTTCATCATCAACCCCGACGGGGTTCTCCTCGC encodes:
- a CDS encoding RNA polymerase sigma factor — encoded protein: MAQAEKIPDVTILDRCRSGDESAFTLLVERHAKDAFALAYRMTGSVEDAEDLSQEAFIVVFRKLSTFRGESRFSTWLYRIVLNLCRRHDRRQRLRAALSFSRGDEEKEIEPRTEVTPESRLVAVETGRAALAVLEGLPSKQREVFVLRHFQGLKIREIAEILTCAEGTVKAHLFRAVHRVKKELEEKE
- a CDS encoding TrpB-like pyridoxal phosphate-dependent enzyme; amino-acid sequence: MEKQIILKASDAPKQWYNVIPDLPGPPTPVLHPATLQPVTPDDLTPLFPMSLIGQEVSSERWIDIPEEVREIYTLWRPSPLVRATRLEKVLDTPAHIYFKNESVSPAGSHKPNTAVPQAYYNKMEGTKRIVTETGAGQWGSALSMACNFFNVELQVFMVKVSYQQKPYRRSLIQTWGAKVFASPSDQTNYGRQLLEKDPDNPGSLGIAISEAVERAATDPEAHYALGSVLNHVCLHQTILGLEAKKQMEIAGEYPDVVIGCVGGGSNFAGMSFPFVADKAAGKKVRLLGAEPSSCPTLTKGPYTFDYGDTARMAPVVKMHTLGHDFVPPGIHAGGLRYHGDSPLLCQLVDAGVIEAKAYPQTACFEAAITFARSEGIVPAPETSHAIRAAMDEALDAKKTGEKKVILFNFSGHGHFDMSAYDNYFSGKLVDFEYPEAKIKAALANLPKVNM
- a CDS encoding TIGR00730 family Rossman fold protein — translated: MKKKSKKLIHEDLELLRTPGRKERPDFTAKDPWRALRILGEVVEGFDSLHDIHGSVSFFGSARTPEKDPYYQAARETARLMAENGFPIITGGGPGIMEAANRGAQEGKGVSVGCNIQLPFEQTANPYQDITLDFRYFFVRKLMFIKYSTAFVIFPGGFGTLDELFEALTLVQTDKIEQFPIVLYNDDYWESMIRFFHDKLLKEENISGKDMTLIKVCNSPQEIVDHVVEYCMKNHTSS
- a CDS encoding peroxiredoxin; translation: MEGSDCCGLQLGQNVPDFQMETFEPGKLSFGTTSLDAQKKAGKWTVLFFYPADFTFVUATEMADLADRHEQFQEAGTELITVSTDTQFVHLAWQRDEKLLEKAKFTMAADPTGTVSRLFGVYDASKGLALRGTFIINPDGVLLASEINYFNIGRNVDELLRKLKANIYASKHSDEACPARWTEGEKTLKPGAEMVGKVYEALQEKR